Proteins from a genomic interval of Rhodococcoides fascians A25f:
- a CDS encoding lipase family protein: protein MVGSTLRRLLAIACVGAVGIVATPTATAAPVQDPFFRYSGEVALADLEPGAVLATRTVPYHVVNVPTPLKAIQILYRSTDSQGRPAANVTSVLRPPNAQPDKVVAYQSAYDSLNPDDSPSRAIAGNTPLLGLTPSGRNVEVGGVIASGEAAILAPLLLLGYTVVVADTQGPTANFAAGPEYGQMTLDSLRASQHVAETGIGDNAEIGLIGYSGGAIATNWAAILAPSYAPDIDDNLIGAAQGGLLVDPAKNLRYIEGSIGWAGVAGMAIIGLGRAYDIDFTPYYNDRGRDLFAHVDDASILNVLFQYPGLKWADVVMPEYSDPNSVPEFVDVVNKINMGQAPTPTIPMFVAQASNGILEGTLPGPMGTGPGDGVMVAGDVRSLMNKYCDAGLSIRYDEYDTISHTVGAALWLPGALAWLTDRFADRPAPSNCGRIAPGNSLAPQVHSPR, encoded by the coding sequence ATGGTTGGTTCAACACTGCGGAGACTGTTGGCAATCGCCTGTGTGGGGGCTGTCGGAATCGTCGCCACACCGACCGCAACGGCGGCACCGGTTCAGGATCCGTTCTTCCGGTACTCCGGCGAGGTTGCGCTCGCAGATCTCGAACCCGGAGCCGTTCTGGCAACTCGGACCGTCCCGTATCACGTGGTGAACGTGCCGACTCCCCTGAAAGCGATCCAGATTCTGTACCGATCGACGGACTCGCAGGGCCGCCCCGCCGCGAACGTCACCTCCGTCCTTCGGCCACCGAACGCGCAACCCGACAAAGTGGTCGCGTATCAATCCGCCTACGACTCACTCAATCCCGACGACAGCCCATCACGCGCCATAGCCGGAAACACACCGCTGCTCGGTCTGACGCCGAGCGGCCGGAACGTCGAAGTCGGCGGTGTGATCGCCTCGGGCGAAGCGGCCATCCTGGCACCTCTGCTCCTGCTCGGATACACCGTCGTCGTTGCCGATACTCAAGGCCCCACAGCGAATTTCGCAGCGGGACCCGAGTACGGGCAGATGACTCTCGACTCGTTGAGGGCCTCCCAGCACGTCGCGGAAACGGGCATCGGCGACAACGCAGAGATCGGGCTGATCGGGTACTCGGGCGGCGCGATCGCGACCAATTGGGCGGCGATCCTCGCCCCCAGCTACGCGCCCGATATCGACGACAACCTGATCGGTGCCGCCCAGGGCGGATTGCTGGTCGATCCGGCCAAGAATCTGCGCTACATCGAGGGAAGTATCGGATGGGCCGGCGTCGCAGGAATGGCCATCATCGGCCTCGGCCGTGCCTACGACATCGACTTCACCCCTTATTACAACGACCGCGGACGCGATCTCTTCGCGCACGTGGACGATGCCTCGATTCTGAACGTACTGTTCCAATATCCGGGCCTGAAGTGGGCGGACGTGGTCATGCCGGAGTACTCCGACCCCAACTCGGTTCCCGAGTTCGTCGATGTGGTCAACAAGATCAACATGGGACAGGCGCCGACTCCCACCATTCCGATGTTCGTGGCGCAGGCCTCGAACGGAATTCTCGAGGGCACCCTTCCCGGGCCGATGGGTACCGGACCCGGTGACGGCGTCATGGTTGCCGGCGACGTCCGCAGCCTGATGAACAAGTACTGCGACGCCGGCCTGTCCATTCGGTACGACGAGTACGACACCATCAGCCACACCGTCGGCGCAGCTCTGTGGCTTCCCGGCGCGTTGGCATGGTTGACGGATCGATTCGCAGATCGACCCGCTCCGAGCAACTGCGGCCGCATCGCTCCGGGTAACTCACTTGCCCCGCAGGTGCATTCGCCCCGCTGA
- a CDS encoding CsbD family protein: MADFIDKAQHKAEELAGTAKEKVGEATGDDSLRAEGATDQAKANTHQAADSVSDAAENVADTAADAAKEAKHAASDAADKAADVAEDVKNTVKDKVQNVDVDDVKEKASQVADKAADKASAVADDVKNTVRNIDSDDVAQAAKVGTPVIAAIAAAAGAVAFVLIRRRNRRRSAAHLFVPSKRTTRKLAKKARKHSF, translated from the coding sequence ATGGCCGACTTCATCGACAAGGCTCAGCACAAGGCAGAGGAACTGGCCGGGACTGCGAAGGAGAAGGTCGGCGAGGCCACCGGTGACGACAGCCTCCGCGCCGAGGGTGCAACGGATCAGGCCAAGGCCAACACCCACCAGGCCGCGGACTCCGTGTCCGACGCAGCCGAGAACGTTGCCGACACCGCAGCCGACGCCGCCAAGGAAGCAAAGCACGCAGCCTCCGATGCGGCCGACAAGGCCGCCGACGTGGCAGAGGATGTCAAGAACACCGTCAAGGACAAGGTTCAGAACGTCGACGTCGACGACGTGAAGGAGAAGGCCTCCCAGGTCGCCGATAAGGCAGCCGACAAGGCCTCCGCCGTCGCCGACGACGTGAAGAACACGGTTCGCAACATCGACAGCGACGATGTGGCCCAGGCCGCGAAGGTCGGCACTCCGGTCATCGCCGCCATCGCAGCCGCAGCCGGTGCCGTCGCGTTCGTGCTGATCCGTCGACGCAACCGTCGCCGCAGCGCCGCGCACCTGTTCGTTCCGTCGAAGCGCAC